The Desulfonatronospira thiodismutans ASO3-1 region TGCAAACCTAAAATGAAACCCGGGATACAGGCACATGAATAATATACTCCTGCCCTTCAAGCAGCAATGAAATCCGCACCTGACCTGGGAGTACATTCTCCACCCAGTGCCTATCAAAACTTATCTCATTTTCCTGCACGGAGCGTTCCAGGCCATGATCAGGCACCCCGGCAAAGGGAAAATACTGTTCACCGGTATAAAAGAACCCGGCCTCTATGATCCCTTCCAGCATAAGGATGCTTTTGCGCTCCATATGGCTGTCCGGACTGAAGCTCTCCCTGCTGAAGTCAGTTGCAGATCTGAAGGCAGTGGCTTCCTGAACAAAATCCGGAGACGGGCGGGAGGACTTGGACAGATACAGGCATTTCTCCTGTTTTTCCGGACAGACATCAACATACAGACAGGCAAAATAAAGACCTTCCCCTGCCCCGGATATACTGCCTGTCCCGTTGCTGGTGACGTAAAACATTGCGCCCGGTCCTCCGGCAAAAAGCAGAGCCTCCCCTTCCTCCCAGAAAATATTGTAGGGTACGGCCCGGGTCAGGTCGGCTCTCAAAAGACTTGTAGCCGCTTCCAGACGCAGGGTCTCGTCTTGCCGTCCGTGTCTGTCCTCCCAGATTCTCACGCCCATGGAGAATGCCTGGTACAGAACCAGGACCAGCATGGAGATAATGGTCATGGAGATGACCACCTCCAGCAGGGTAAATCCGGAGCTTTTGCCGCGTGACCGGGCAGAAAGGCAGTTATCTGAAGTGGGTCCTTTTAAACTCTTCATGAAAAAATCCCGGCTCATACCAGACATAGCGAACAATTCTGCCCTGACGTCCTCTGTCCATGGAGTATGCCAGAACATAGCGGTACAGTTCTCCGGGCAACCTTACTTCCTCGGGCAAGTCACCTCTTTTATGCACTGTTTCCACCGGCTCTATGCCAAGAGACCAGCTTAAACCAAAGTCTTCACCACTCCACGCAAATTCGCTGTCCTGTACATCCATGGCCATCAGCGCATCCATGATCCGCCTGATCTCTGTCACTTCCCGGACAACCTCAGCTGACCTGAATTCAAGTCGAAGACCAGCGGCAAGGACCTGAAAAAAAACACCCACCACCAGCCCGGCAATGACCAGAGCCACCAGCACCTCCATCAGGGTGAAGCCCGTTGGGGCACAGCGAGCCATAATTAACGTGCTCTTGCTCAATCTATAATATCTCGTAATTGTTCATCATCATAATTGGTTTTGCCAAAACAAGAGCCAACTCAAGGCGTGCTTAACAATAACAATACCTCTACACCAAGATTAAAAGATGCGGTTTGAATATTGCATTTTTAAGGACATAAGCCTTGAGTACGAAAAAAACGGACTTGGATAAATTGAATGCAAAAGCTGCAAACAGTTATGCAAAATCTACTCCCGGGCTACTGGATCAGAATGGGCATCAGTGTGTCGCATAAGCATCATAATTATCCAGCCACAGGGCCTAACTCACAGCAAGACAGAATATGCAGCGCATCCTTATAACCGGAGGAGCCGGATACATTGGCAGCCATGCAGCGGTGGTAATGCTGGAAGCGGGCCACGAAATCATTGTACTGGACAACCTGTGCAACAGTTCTCAGGAGTCCCTGCGCCGGGTGGAGCTCATCACCGGACATCGGCCGCAATTTGTTTACGGTGACATACGCGATGCGGAGATGTTGAAACGCATTTTTGCTGCACAAAAAATTGATTCGGTCATGCACTTTGCCGGGCTCAAGGCGGTAAGTGAAAGTCTGTCATGCCCACTGGAATACTACGACAACAATGTCGGGGGCACGGTTACTCTCTGCAGGGTCATGGCCGAATCAGGGGTGCACTGCCTGGTATTCAGCTCTTCGGCCACAGTCTATGGTGTCCCACCGTCCGTACCAATCAAGGAGGATTTTCCCGCGGGTGAACCAGCCAACCCTTACGGCCGCTCCAAACTGATGGTGGAAAAAGTGCTCACAGACCTTGCTGAATCAGACCCGCGCTGGTCGGTGGCCCTGTTGCGATATTTCAATCCTGTGGGTGCTCATCCTTCAGCACTGCTTGGGGAAGACCCAGACGGCATTCCCAACAACCTT contains the following coding sequences:
- a CDS encoding PulJ/GspJ family protein, coding for MKSLKGPTSDNCLSARSRGKSSGFTLLEVVISMTIISMLVLVLYQAFSMGVRIWEDRHGRQDETLRLEAATSLLRADLTRAVPYNIFWEEGEALLFAGGPGAMFYVTSNGTGSISGAGEGLYFACLYVDVCPEKQEKCLYLSKSSRPSPDFVQEATAFRSATDFSRESFSPDSHMERKSILMLEGIIEAGFFYTGEQYFPFAGVPDHGLERSVQENEISFDRHWVENVLPGQVRISLLLEGQEYIIHVPVSRVSF
- the galE gene encoding UDP-glucose 4-epimerase GalE translates to MQRILITGGAGYIGSHAAVVMLEAGHEIIVLDNLCNSSQESLRRVELITGHRPQFVYGDIRDAEMLKRIFAAQKIDSVMHFAGLKAVSESLSCPLEYYDNNVGGTVTLCRVMAESGVHCLVFSSSATVYGVPPSVPIKEDFPAGEPANPYGRSKLMVEKVLTDLAESDPRWSVALLRYFNPVGAHPSALLGEDPDGIPNNLVPFISQVAVGRLPKLSIFGNDYPTRDGTGVRDYIHVLDLAKGHLAALMAMSGKSGVFTWNLGTGRGYTVLETLRAFEKAAGKAVPYEIVHRRPGDIAECWADPEKAQRDLDWKADYGLEEMMQDVWRWQSMNPYGYHAKRVASQAKRVNRSLTVPESA
- a CDS encoding PulJ/GspJ family protein; translated protein: MARCAPTGFTLMEVLVALVIAGLVVGVFFQVLAAGLRLEFRSAEVVREVTEIRRIMDALMAMDVQDSEFAWSGEDFGLSWSLGIEPVETVHKRGDLPEEVRLPGELYRYVLAYSMDRGRQGRIVRYVWYEPGFFHEEFKRTHFR